Within Quadrisphaera sp. DSM 44207, the genomic segment ACAGCAGGCCGGGCGCCGTGCCGTCGCGAGGGGTGCCGGCGCGCACGACGACCGAGACCGGCACGCGGGTCCCGTCCGGCGCGCTCGCCCAGTCGCGGTGCTCCTCGTAGTCGGCGGGGTCGTAGCCGCCGAGCACGGGCATCCGCTTGCGCACGAGGACCTCGCCGTCGGCGACGCGCAGGTCCACGACCGCGGGCGGGACGACGAAGGAGCCGTGCTCCAGGCGCAGCAGCGGCGCGGCGAAGGACCGGTTCGAGGACACCGCCGTGCTCGACAGCTCCTCGGCGAAGGCGACCTCCCGCGGGGCGCCGAGCCCGTCCGGGCCCACGGGGAGCACCGCGACGCGGGGCAGGGCCTCGCGCCGGTAGGAGAGGGCGACGAAGTCCGCGAAGGCGTCCACGTCGTCCAGTCGCGTACCGGGGGAGTGCTCGACGACGGTGCGCCAGCGCTCGGGGGCGGGGTCGTCGGCGTCGACGACGGCGAGCGCGAAGTCCTCGGCGCCCTCGTCGTGCAGCACCAGCAGCACGTCCCGGCCGCCGACGACGGCGTGGTCGACGGCGTACTCCACGCCCTCGCGGCGCGCGGCCACCAGGCGGGGCTCGCCCTCCGGGGCGCCGGCGTCGAGCAGGTGCACCTCGGTGGTGGTCTTGGACTCGGCGCTGATCACCAGGTACCGGTCGCTGCGGGTGCGTCCCACGCCGAGCCAGAACCGCTCGTCGGGCTCCTCGTGCACGACCGCGTCCTCGGCCACCGGCGTGCCGACGCGGTGGCGCACGACGCGGTGCGGGCGCCAGGAGGCGTCGACGGTGACGTACAGGACGGTCCGCGAGTCCGCCGCCCAGGTCGCGCCGTAGAAGACGCCCGGCACCTCGTCGGGCAGGTCCGCCCCCGTGGCCAGGTCGCGCACCCGCAGGGTGAAGCGCTCGTCGCCCGTGGTGTCCACCGACCACGCCAGGAGCCGACCGTCGGGGCTGACGGCCGCGGCGCCCAGGGCGAAGAAGGCGTGCCCGTCCGCCTGCGCGTCGCCGTCGAGCATCACCCGCTCCCCGGGCGGGGGAGCCCCGTCCTCGGTCGAGGGCGGGGTCCAGTCGTCGGGCGCGGTCACCGGGCAGCGGCACAGCAGCGGGTGCTGCCCGCCCTGCACGGTGCGCGTGTAGTACCACCAGTCGCCCTCGCGCACGGGCACCGACAGGTCGCTCTCCTGCGTGCGGGAGCGGATCTCCTCGAACAGCGTCCCGCGCAGCCCCTGCAGGTGGGCGGTGCGCGCGGCCGCGTAGGCGTTCTCGGCGTCCAGGTGGGCGTGCACGGCCGGGTCCTGCGCGTCCCGCAGCCACTCGTAGGGGTCGACGACGACGTCGCCGTGGTGCACGCGCTCGGTCGGCACCCGCTGCGCGACGGGCGGGGCGACGGGCGGGGCGCCGGCCGGCTCGACGGCCGCTGCCGCGGGGGAGGGGGCGGTCTCGCTCACGCGGGCGAGCCTAGGGCGCGTCCTGGCGGTCCTCCGGGGCGCCCGAGGGCGGGTGGCGGGGCGGCGCCGGCTCGACCGGGACCGAGGTGAACGACACCGTTTCGTACATGACGACCACGGACGCCGGCGTCGCCCGCTCCCCGCGGGGACGGGCCCGGGAGGAGGCCATCCTGGCCGCGGCCGTCGAGCTGGTCAGCGAGGTCGGGTACGAGCGGCTCACCTGCGACGCCATCGCCGCCCGGGCCCGCGCCTCCAAGGCGACGATCTACCGCCGGTGGTCCGGCAAGGCCGAGCTGGTCGCCGACGCGCTGCGCCGCCAGGCCCAGGGCGACGGCCCGATCGCCCTCCCGGACACCGGCAGCCTGCGCGGGGACCTCCTGGCCGCCGTGCGGGCGACCGCCCGGGCCGTCACGGGCACCGGCGACCTCGCCGGCCCCTCCCTGCTCGGCCTGGTCGAGGCCGTGCGCGACGACCCGGTGCTGCGCGCCCAGGTGCGCTCGCAGATCGAGGACGGCAGCGCCCGGGTCGGCCGGGACGTCTGCGCCCGCGCCGCCGCCCGCGGCGAGCTCCTCACCCACGTCGAGGGCGGCCCCGTGGTGGTGGTGGCCGTCGCCCACGTGCTCCTGACGACGCTGCTGCACGGCGCGCCACCCACCGACGGCGAACGAGCCGCGCTGGTCGACACCGTGCTGCTGCCCCTGCTGGGCGCCTCCCCGCGCCCCTCCCCTTCCTCGTCCCGAGGGGACCACCGATGACCCAGCACACCGCCGACCCGCTCACCGGCCAGCCCGACGGGCGGGCCTCCGAGCGGGTCGCGCCCTTCCACCTGGCCGTGCCCGAGGAGCAGCTGGCCGATCTGCGCCGGCGCCTGGCCGCCACCCGCTGGCCCGACCGCGAGACCGTTCCCGGCACCAGCCAGGGCCCGCAGCTGGCCGAGGTCCAGGCCCTGGTCCGGCGCTGGGCCACCGGCTACGACTGGCGCCCCGCCGAGGCCCTGCTGAACGGCCTGGGGCAGTCCACCACCACCATCGACGGCCCGGACGTCCACTTCCTGCACGTCCGCTCACCCCTCCCCGGCGCCCTGCCGCTGGTGATGACCCACGGCTGGCCCGGCTCGGTGCTGGAGTTCCGCAAGGTCGTCGGACCCCTGACCGACCCCGTCGCCTCCGGCGGCAGCGCCGACGACGCCTTCGACCTGGTCATCCCCTCCCTGCCCGGGTTCGGCTTCTCCGGCAGGCCCACCACGACCGGCTGGGACCTGTGCCGCACCGCCCGGGCGTGGATCACCCTGATGCACCGGCTCGGCCACGCCCGGTGGGGCGCCCAGGGCGGCGACCTCGGCGCCGGGATCACCGAGGAGATGGCCGCCATCACCACGGCCGGCGACGCGGCGGCCACCACCCCCACCGGGCTGGTCGGCATCCACCTGAACACGGCGATGTCCTCCCCCACCCCCGAGGAGGTGGCGCAGGCCACCGCCGAGGAGGCGGTGATGCTGCAGGAGGCGGCCTACTACTGGCAGGAGCTGTCCGGGTACGCCAAGGTGCAGTCCACCCGCCCGCAGACCATCGGCTACTCCCTGGCCGACTTCCCGGCCGGCCTCGCCGCGTGGCTGTACGCGATGTTCCAGGACGTCGGCGGCTCGCGCGGGAACGCCGAGGCCGCCTTCGACGTCGACGAGATGATCGACGACATCATGCTGTACTGGCTGCCGAACACCGGCGCCTCCGCGGCGCGGATGTACTGGGAGATGACCCGGGCCCGCTGGTCGCCCGCCGCCCGCGTCGAGGCGCCGGTCGCGGTGCCCACCGGGATCACCGTCATGCCGGGCGAGTACGTGCGCACGTCCCGCCGCTGGGCCGAGCGCCGCTACAGCGACCTCGTCCACTTCGACCAGCTCCCCGCCGGCGGGCACCTCGCCGCCCTGGAGCAGCCGGACGCCCTCGTCGAGGAGGTGCGCACCACCTTCCGCGGGCTGCGCTGAGACCGTGACGGACGAGGAGGCCCGCTCCGGCCACGAGCGGCGGGGCGGGCATGCCGCGCGCCGCCGCGTCGTTGAGGAACGTCGTCGAGGAACGCAGCACCCGTCGTCCCCTCCAGGAGGAGCGCATGGCCACCGTCACCGCCACCACCGACACCTTCGAGCAGCTCGTCGTCGACCACGACGTCGTCCTCGTGGACTGGTGGGCCACCTGGTGCGGCCCGTGCCGCCAGTTCGGCCCGGTCTTCGAGCGCGCCTCCGAGGCGCACCCGGACGTCACCTTCGCCAAGGTCGACACGGACGCCGAGCAGGCGCTCGCGGCGCAGGCCGGCATCACGTCGATCCCGACGCTCATGGCCTTCCGCGAGGGCGTGCTCGTCTTCTCCCAGCCGGGCGCGCTGCCCGCTCCCGCCCTCGAGCAGGTCATCACGGCCGTGAAGGACCTGGACATGGACGACGTGCGGGCGCGCCTGGCCGAGCGCGAGGCGCAGCAGGGCTGAGCCGCCGGCCGTGCTGGCGCTAGCGCACCGAGCGCAGCGCCAGCACGGTCGTGTCGTCCGCGTGCGCCGAGACCGTGCCGACGAGGCGCTCGCAGTAGGCGTCGAGGTCGTCCGAGGGCGCGGCGACGGCGTCCAGGAGGCGGGCGATCCGCTCGTCCCAGGAGCCGCTGCGCTCCTCGACGAGCCCGTCGCTGTAGAGCAGGAGCAGCTCGCCCGGGTCAAGGTGCAGGCGCGCGGAGGCGTAGTCCACGCCCGCCACGAGCCCCAGCGCCGGCCCGCGGGCCTCCTCCTCGAGCAGGCCCGTGCCGCCGGCGCCGAGGCGCACGAGCGGGGGGTGCCCGGCGTTCGCGACGTCCACCGCACCGGTGCCGGGGTCGAGGACGGCGACGACCGCCGTCGCCAGCTCCCCCGGCAGCAGGGAGACCACGAGGTCGTTGAGGCGGCTGAGCGCCTGGCCCGGGTCCTCCGTGCTCAGCAGGTAGGCGCGCAGGCCGTTGCGCATCTGCGCCGAGATCGCGGAGACGGCCAGCCCGTGCCCCGCGACGTCGCCCAGCGCGATCGCGACGCGCCCGCTGGCGAGCGGGATGACGTCGTACCAGTCGCCGCCGACGACGTCGTCGCTGTGCGGGGAGTAGCGCACCGCGACGTCGACCTGGGGCAGGTCGGGCAGCCGCTCGAGGAGCAGCGTCTGCTGCAGGGCGGTGGCCAGGCGGCTGGTGCGCTCGACCTCGCGCAGCAGGGAGTCCGACAGGTGGCGCGCGAACGCGGTGGCCACCTCCACCTCGTGCGGCGCCCACGGCGTCGCGGTGCGGCGCACCAGCTCGCTCCACGCCGCGAACGACGCCCGCGGGCTCAGCCGCGGCCCGTCCTCGCCGTCGACGACGACCTCGCCCGAGCGCGGGTCCCCGCCCCAGGTGACCTCCCGCAGCACCTCGGGGCGGAACCAGGCGACCAGGTCCCCGGGCCGCCCGCCGGCCAGCGGGGCCGCCAGCACGCCGCTGGCCGCAGCGCTCAGGCCGGCCAGCTCCGGCACCGCCTCGGCCAGGGCGGAGGTGACCAGCCCCTCGGGGCCCAGCCGCTCGG encodes:
- a CDS encoding TetR/AcrR family transcriptional regulator; translation: MTTTDAGVARSPRGRAREEAILAAAVELVSEVGYERLTCDAIAARARASKATIYRRWSGKAELVADALRRQAQGDGPIALPDTGSLRGDLLAAVRATARAVTGTGDLAGPSLLGLVEAVRDDPVLRAQVRSQIEDGSARVGRDVCARAAARGELLTHVEGGPVVVVAVAHVLLTTLLHGAPPTDGERAALVDTVLLPLLGASPRPSPSSSRGDHR
- a CDS encoding epoxide hydrolase family protein produces the protein MTQHTADPLTGQPDGRASERVAPFHLAVPEEQLADLRRRLAATRWPDRETVPGTSQGPQLAEVQALVRRWATGYDWRPAEALLNGLGQSTTTIDGPDVHFLHVRSPLPGALPLVMTHGWPGSVLEFRKVVGPLTDPVASGGSADDAFDLVIPSLPGFGFSGRPTTTGWDLCRTARAWITLMHRLGHARWGAQGGDLGAGITEEMAAITTAGDAAATTPTGLVGIHLNTAMSSPTPEEVAQATAEEAVMLQEAAYYWQELSGYAKVQSTRPQTIGYSLADFPAGLAAWLYAMFQDVGGSRGNAEAAFDVDEMIDDIMLYWLPNTGASAARMYWEMTRARWSPAARVEAPVAVPTGITVMPGEYVRTSRRWAERRYSDLVHFDQLPAGGHLAALEQPDALVEEVRTTFRGLR
- the trxA gene encoding thioredoxin — encoded protein: MATVTATTDTFEQLVVDHDVVLVDWWATWCGPCRQFGPVFERASEAHPDVTFAKVDTDAEQALAAQAGITSIPTLMAFREGVLVFSQPGALPAPALEQVITAVKDLDMDDVRARLAEREAQQG
- a CDS encoding S9 family peptidase, producing MSETAPSPAAAAVEPAGAPPVAPPVAQRVPTERVHHGDVVVDPYEWLRDAQDPAVHAHLDAENAYAAARTAHLQGLRGTLFEEIRSRTQESDLSVPVREGDWWYYTRTVQGGQHPLLCRCPVTAPDDWTPPSTEDGAPPPGERVMLDGDAQADGHAFFALGAAAVSPDGRLLAWSVDTTGDERFTLRVRDLATGADLPDEVPGVFYGATWAADSRTVLYVTVDASWRPHRVVRHRVGTPVAEDAVVHEEPDERFWLGVGRTRSDRYLVISAESKTTTEVHLLDAGAPEGEPRLVAARREGVEYAVDHAVVGGRDVLLVLHDEGAEDFALAVVDADDPAPERWRTVVEHSPGTRLDDVDAFADFVALSYRREALPRVAVLPVGPDGLGAPREVAFAEELSSTAVSSNRSFAAPLLRLEHGSFVVPPAVVDLRVADGEVLVRKRMPVLGGYDPADYEEHRDWASAPDGTRVPVSVVVRAGTPRDGTAPGLLYGYGAYEHSTDPVFSPSRLSLLDRGVVFAVAHVRGGGELGRHWYQDGKGLAKPNTFTDFVAVAEHLGRAGWIDPSRLAAMGGSAGGLLVGAVANLAPSDFAGILAAVPFVDPLTTMLDESLPLTVTEQEEWGDPLRDPAVYAAMKTYSPYENVAARPYPPILATTSLHDTRVLYVEPAKWVARLREVGGGAPQVLLKTEVDGGHGGRSGRYEAWRERAYEYAWVLDVLGLAGAPLDGAPLDGPAADGGRPA